The following are encoded in a window of Callithrix jacchus isolate 240 chromosome 9, calJac240_pri, whole genome shotgun sequence genomic DNA:
- the NFE2 gene encoding transcription factor NF-E2 45 kDa subunit yields the protein MSPCPPQQSRNRVIQLCTSELGEMELTWQEIMSITELQGLNAPSEPSFEPQAPAPYLGPPPPTAYCPCSIHPDAGFPLPPPPYELPASTSHVPDPPYSYGNMAIPVSKPLTLSGLLSEPLPDPLALLDIGLPAGPPKPQEDPESDSGLSLNYSDAESLELEGTEAGRRRSEYVEMYPVEYPYSLMPNSLAHSNYTLPAAETPSALEPSSGPVRAKPTARGEAGSRDERRALAMKIPFPTDKIVNLPVDDFNELLARYPLTESQLALVRDIRRRGKNKVAAQNCRKRKLETIVQLERELERLSNERERLLRARGEADRTLEVMRQQLTELYRDIFQHLRDESGNSYSPEEYALQQAADGTIFLVPRGTKMEATD from the coding sequence GGTCTAAATGCTCCAAGTGAGCCATCGTTTGAGCCCCAAGCCCCAGCCCCATACCTTGGACCTCCACCACCCACAGCTTACTGCCCCTGCTCAATCCACCCAGACGCTGGCTTCCCACTTCCTCCACCACCTTATGAACTCCCAGCATCCACATCCCATGTCCCAGATCCCCCATACTCCTATGGCAACATGGCTATACCAGTCTCCAAGCCACTGACCCTCTCAGGCCTGCTCAGTGAGCCGCTCCCAGACCCCTTAGCCCTCCTGGACATTGGGCTGCCAGCGGGACCACCTAAGCCCCAAGAAGACCCAGAATCCGACTCAGGATTATCCCTCAACTATAGCGATGCTGAATCCCTTGAGCTGGAGGGGACAGAGGCTGGTCGGCGGCGCAGCGAATATGTAGAGATGTACCCAGTGGAGTACCCCTACTCACTCATGCCCAACTCCTTGGCCCACTCCAACTATACCTTGCCAGCTGCTGAGACCCCCTCGGCCTTAGAGCCCTCCTCAGGCCCTGTGCGGGCTAAGCCCACTGCACGGGGGGAGGCAGGGAGTCGGGATGAACGTCGGGCCTTGGCCATGAAGATTCCTTTTCCTACAGACAAGATTGTCAACTTGCCGGTAGATGACTTTAATGAGCTATTGGCGAGGTACCCGCTGACAGAGAGCCAGCTGGCGCTAGTCCGGGACATCCGACGACGGGGCAAAAACAAGGTGGCAGCCCAGAACTGCCGCAagaggaagctggaaaccatagTGCAGCTGGAGCGGGAGCTGGAGCGGCTGAGCAATGAGCGGGAGCGGCTTCTCAGGGCCCGCGGGGAGGCCGACCGGACCCTGGAGGTCATGCGCCAACAGCTGACAGAGCTATATCGTGACATTTTCCAGCACCTTCGGGATGAATCAGGCAACAGCTACTCTCCTGAAGAGTATGCGCTGCAACAGGCTGCCGATGGGACCATCTTCCTGGTGCCCCGGGGGACCAAGATGGAGGCCACAGACTGA